A window of the Euzebya pacifica genome harbors these coding sequences:
- a CDS encoding ATP-binding cassette domain-containing protein: MLGVNNLKVTYNDVVLVLRGLSFDVAEGAVVALLGSNGAGKTTTLRALTGLLRYEDGEIEGGTIEFAGEPIGGLPPEQIVDLGLSLVPQGRRVFEDLSVEENLRIGGFRRDDQSEVREECHLFLNEFPRLREKRNQPAGLLSGGEQQMLVLGRALMARPKLLLLDEPSLGLAPLHVAEAFRTLRHINRDLGTTILVVEQNASSALAIAEYCYVIENGRVVIDGTSEELLANEDVQEFYLGMSDLDQRRRYDAVKAYRRRKRWLS; this comes from the coding sequence CTGTTGGGCGTGAACAACCTCAAGGTCACCTACAACGACGTCGTCCTCGTCCTGCGCGGCCTGTCCTTCGACGTGGCCGAGGGAGCGGTGGTCGCGTTGCTCGGGAGCAACGGGGCCGGCAAGACCACGACCCTGAGGGCTCTCACTGGCCTGCTGCGCTACGAGGACGGTGAGATCGAAGGCGGGACGATTGAGTTCGCCGGAGAGCCCATCGGGGGTCTCCCGCCAGAACAGATCGTTGACCTGGGCCTGTCGCTCGTTCCCCAGGGTCGTCGGGTCTTTGAGGACCTGTCAGTGGAGGAGAACCTGCGGATCGGCGGGTTCCGTCGCGACGACCAATCCGAGGTCCGCGAGGAGTGCCATCTGTTCCTCAACGAGTTCCCGCGACTGCGCGAGAAGCGCAACCAGCCCGCCGGTCTTCTCTCGGGAGGCGAGCAGCAGATGCTGGTCCTCGGGAGGGCCCTCATGGCTCGACCCAAGCTGCTGCTGCTGGACGAGCCCTCCCTCGGGCTCGCGCCCCTCCACGTCGCCGAAGCTTTTCGGACCCTGCGCCACATCAACCGTGACCTCGGCACCACGATCCTGGTCGTGGAACAGAACGCCAGTTCGGCGTTGGCGATCGCGGAGTACTGCTACGTGATCGAGAACGGTCGAGTCGTCATCGACGGCACCAGTGAGGAACTGCTGGCCAACGAGGACGTCCAGGAGTTCTACCTCGGGATGAGCGACCTCGACCAACGCCGACGGTACGACGCTGTCAAGGCCTATCGCAGAAGAAAGAGGTGGCTGTCATGA
- a CDS encoding ABC transporter ATP-binding protein, which yields MTAIEQSPQTKTPILKLEQVEVVYNKLATAITGVSVEVAAGGITAVLGTNGAGKTTTLKAVSGFLSSDNADITDGHILLDGDDITGMAPHQVARGGIALVPERDKVFDTLTVLDNLKASARVADGVEDAFDAFPRLRAVEQNLAGYLSGGEKQMLAMAMALSTGPSLLLVDELSLGLAPLIVTSLLQDLRRVQRARGISVLLVEQNALAALDVADYGYVIEDGRIVFDGTPEQLLEHGDIKEFYLGTNDAEAARRSYRDVRQYRRKRRWWG from the coding sequence ATGACCGCCATCGAGCAATCACCGCAAACCAAGACTCCGATCCTCAAGTTGGAGCAGGTCGAGGTTGTCTACAACAAGCTCGCCACGGCGATAACCGGAGTGTCGGTGGAGGTAGCTGCTGGCGGCATCACCGCGGTCCTCGGGACCAACGGTGCCGGCAAGACCACCACCCTCAAGGCCGTGTCAGGCTTCCTGTCCTCCGACAATGCCGACATCACCGACGGGCACATCTTGCTGGACGGCGATGACATCACCGGGATGGCACCCCACCAGGTTGCACGCGGGGGCATCGCTTTGGTACCCGAACGCGACAAGGTGTTCGACACCCTCACGGTGCTGGACAACCTCAAGGCGTCCGCCAGGGTCGCCGACGGAGTGGAGGATGCCTTCGACGCATTCCCCCGCTTGAGAGCGGTGGAGCAGAACCTCGCCGGGTACCTGTCCGGCGGCGAGAAGCAGATGTTGGCAATGGCGATGGCGTTGTCCACCGGGCCGAGTTTGCTGCTGGTGGATGAGCTGTCGCTGGGCCTTGCACCGCTGATCGTCACCTCGCTGCTCCAGGACCTCCGGCGGGTCCAGCGGGCCCGGGGCATCTCGGTCCTCCTGGTTGAACAAAACGCGCTGGCCGCGCTCGATGTCGCCGACTACGGCTACGTGATCGAGGACGGGCGGATCGTCTTCGACGGCACCCCGGAACAGCTTCTGGAGCACGGTGACATCAAGGAGTTTTACCTGGGCACGAACGATGCCGAAGCCGCGCGTCGCTCGTACAGGGACGTCCGACAGTACCGTCGAAAGCGGAGGTGGTGGGGATGA
- a CDS encoding ABC transporter ATP-binding protein yields the protein MLEIDQVTIRFGAIEAVSNADFSLSEDELLALIGPNGAGKTALLNSVCGIYTPASGDIRANGRSTIGAAPDEIAAMGIGRAFQHGELFGGLTVTENLMVGRTRQLWGAVGWAGFRWGRYMRHEVEALTRVEQVMDFFEISHHRDTMVEDLPFGLQKLVGVARALCGDPEVLLLDEPSSGLTRQEKEDFARFLLRIRHDLGLPVLWIEHDMQMVMDLADRIVVLDYGKIIADGEPAAVASSPAVIDAYLGRPLNADEGAVSPTSQPEEVVPR from the coding sequence ATGCTCGAGATCGACCAGGTGACCATCCGGTTCGGCGCGATCGAGGCGGTCAGCAACGCGGACTTCTCCCTCAGCGAGGACGAACTGCTGGCACTCATCGGCCCCAACGGCGCCGGCAAGACGGCGTTGCTGAACAGCGTCTGCGGTATCTACACACCTGCCTCCGGCGACATCCGCGCCAACGGGCGTTCGACGATCGGCGCGGCGCCGGACGAGATCGCCGCCATGGGGATCGGCCGAGCGTTCCAGCATGGTGAGCTGTTCGGTGGCCTCACGGTGACCGAGAACCTCATGGTTGGACGGACCCGCCAGTTGTGGGGAGCCGTCGGGTGGGCCGGGTTCCGTTGGGGCCGCTACATGCGGCACGAGGTCGAAGCGCTCACTCGTGTTGAGCAGGTGATGGACTTCTTCGAGATCAGCCACCACCGGGACACGATGGTGGAGGACCTGCCCTTCGGGCTGCAGAAGCTGGTCGGCGTCGCACGGGCACTGTGTGGGGACCCCGAGGTCCTCTTGCTGGACGAACCTTCCTCGGGGCTCACCCGGCAGGAGAAGGAGGACTTTGCCCGGTTCCTGCTCCGGATCAGACACGACCTCGGTCTCCCGGTCCTGTGGATCGAACACGACATGCAGATGGTGATGGACCTGGCCGACCGGATCGTGGTGCTGGACTACGGAAAGATCATCGCTGACGGTGAGCCAGCCGCCGTCGCGTCGAGCCCCGCGGTTATTGACGCCTATCTGGGCCGGCCACTCAACGCTGACGAGGGCGCGGTATCCCCCACCTCCCAACCAGAAGAGGTGGTGCCACGATGA
- a CDS encoding ABC transporter ATP-binding protein, with protein MTIGLTTRDLTLHLGGVTALNEVSLSVQPGTVHALIGPNGAGKTSFFNCISGFYRPTPESSVTLGDDELLRLRPDQVAQLGVARVFQNVELFGRATTLQNMMMGRHRLMRSNLFSDALWLGRTRREENVHRERVEELIEFLEMEDVRDTATHDLPYGMQKRVELGRALAMEPRLLLLDEPVAGMNTEEKEDVARFVLDIKRLLKVTMILIDHDMHFVMDLADQVSVLEFGTLIADGSADQVQGDPRVIEAYLGGSEGLDLSIDGQDSWVGALRR; from the coding sequence ATGACCATCGGCCTCACCACCCGTGACCTCACCCTCCATCTGGGTGGCGTCACCGCCTTGAACGAGGTGAGCCTTTCAGTGCAACCGGGCACGGTTCACGCGCTGATCGGTCCCAACGGGGCAGGCAAGACCAGCTTCTTCAACTGCATCTCCGGCTTCTATCGGCCCACACCGGAGTCTTCAGTCACCCTCGGTGACGACGAGCTGCTGCGGCTGCGTCCGGACCAAGTGGCCCAGCTCGGGGTCGCACGAGTCTTCCAGAACGTCGAGCTCTTCGGACGCGCGACGACCCTGCAGAACATGATGATGGGGCGCCACCGGTTGATGCGATCCAACCTCTTCTCCGACGCGTTGTGGTTGGGTCGAACCCGCCGGGAGGAGAACGTCCACCGCGAGCGGGTCGAGGAACTGATCGAGTTCCTCGAAATGGAGGATGTGCGAGACACCGCCACCCACGACCTGCCCTACGGGATGCAGAAACGCGTGGAGCTCGGTCGGGCGCTCGCGATGGAGCCACGACTGCTGCTGCTGGACGAACCAGTCGCCGGTATGAACACCGAGGAGAAGGAGGACGTGGCGCGCTTCGTGCTGGACATCAAGCGACTGCTCAAAGTGACCATGATTCTGATCGACCATGACATGCATTTCGTGATGGACCTCGCCGACCAGGTCTCCGTCCTGGAGTTCGGCACCCTGATCGCCGACGGGAGTGCCGACCAGGTGCAGGGTGACCCACGGGTGATCGAGGCCTACCTGGGCGGGTCGGAAGGACTGGACCTGTCCATCGACGGTCAGGACAGCTGGGTCGGGGCGCTGCGCCGATGA
- a CDS encoding branched-chain amino acid ABC transporter permease, with the protein MSDNVIRRVRHGTPYLINGHRDLLRLHPWSIHRVLGWTLLALALVVLPFVASSFFINVANFVLIASVGALGLQVVTGIAGQLSLGHAAFLATGSFLAAGLHLHFSLPFTLALPVAALGGAALGLVAGLPALRLRGLYLGITTLAVQSVVLTVALRYQTYLQDSRGTGADLTVPAPTLGPIVLNNAAAWYPFLIMSTIVVVAWTSNTRRSVLGRSWVALREGEVAAEALGVPVRKAKVLAFVTSGAIGAIAGAISAYYFRSVSVEDFDLVVSVEYLAMIIIGGLGTVHGAVLGATFVTATPFIVGELVLRFGLQPTLGRHLRSIELGVFAVATVAFLLFEPRGLSGTWRRVRAYFERWPYGFIDVQRSQR; encoded by the coding sequence GTGTCTGACAACGTGATTCGCCGGGTGCGCCACGGCACCCCGTACCTGATCAACGGGCACCGCGACCTGCTCCGTCTTCACCCATGGTCCATCCACCGGGTCCTCGGCTGGACACTCCTGGCGTTGGCGCTGGTCGTGCTGCCCTTCGTGGCCTCCTCCTTCTTCATCAACGTGGCGAACTTCGTGCTCATCGCGTCCGTCGGGGCCCTCGGGTTGCAGGTCGTGACCGGCATCGCCGGGCAGCTGAGCCTGGGCCACGCCGCCTTCCTGGCGACAGGGTCCTTCCTCGCCGCCGGCCTCCATCTCCACTTCTCGCTCCCGTTCACGCTGGCGCTACCAGTGGCCGCCCTCGGGGGCGCGGCCCTCGGATTGGTCGCAGGCCTGCCAGCCCTTCGGCTACGGGGCCTGTACCTGGGGATCACTACCCTCGCCGTCCAGTCGGTCGTGCTCACCGTTGCCCTCCGCTACCAGACCTACCTACAGGACTCGCGCGGGACTGGAGCCGACCTCACGGTCCCTGCCCCGACCCTGGGCCCGATCGTGCTCAACAATGCCGCAGCTTGGTACCCGTTCCTGATCATGTCCACGATCGTCGTGGTGGCATGGACGTCCAACACCAGACGATCGGTCCTGGGCCGGTCCTGGGTCGCTCTCCGGGAAGGTGAGGTCGCCGCCGAAGCCCTCGGTGTCCCGGTCCGAAAGGCCAAAGTCCTCGCCTTCGTCACCAGTGGCGCCATCGGGGCGATCGCCGGAGCTATCAGCGCCTACTACTTCCGTAGCGTCAGCGTGGAGGACTTCGACCTCGTCGTCAGCGTGGAATATCTCGCGATGATCATCATCGGGGGCCTGGGCACCGTCCACGGCGCCGTGCTCGGCGCGACGTTCGTCACCGCGACCCCGTTCATCGTTGGGGAACTCGTGCTCCGCTTCGGCCTGCAACCGACTCTTGGCAGGCACCTGCGCAGCATTGAGCTCGGTGTCTTCGCAGTGGCAACCGTGGCGTTCCTGCTGTTCGAACCGCGTGGTCTCAGCGGCACGTGGCGACGGGTCCGAGCCTACTTCGAGCGGTGGCCCTACGGATTCATCGACGTGCAGAGGAGCCAACGATGA
- a CDS encoding branched-chain amino acid ABC transporter permease, whose translation MTLLIDIVSLAATYAVMAAGFVVVYRTSRVLNLAHPGFVLLSGYLAVELLPSVSERSENPWMFPVAIVLLLLGGAAVGGVVYWALIRPLAGQSRISIIMMTLALLFLIQALTQYVWSGANSFIPLPGNQTALELFGSRVRLFDLLAIGVGALILGLVGVLYSRSRFGVHMRAVAENPALASRRGIDIDRVGALSWAIATSLAVAAALLAGMQTPVSPLLIGATLKGFSVSLVGGLDSLSGIAPAALLIAVMEVLVIQFVDQQLGQAVPFVVMLAVLMVRPWGLLGTVEELDRV comes from the coding sequence GTGACACTTCTCATTGACATCGTCAGCCTGGCGGCGACCTATGCGGTCATGGCCGCCGGCTTCGTGGTGGTCTACCGCACGTCCCGGGTGCTGAACCTGGCGCACCCGGGGTTCGTGCTCCTTTCTGGCTATCTTGCCGTGGAGCTGCTCCCAAGTGTTTCGGAGCGATCGGAGAACCCGTGGATGTTTCCTGTTGCCATCGTGCTTCTGCTCCTGGGTGGGGCTGCGGTGGGCGGGGTCGTGTACTGGGCACTGATCCGCCCCTTGGCTGGCCAGAGCCGTATCTCGATCATCATGATGACCCTGGCGCTGCTCTTCCTGATCCAGGCGCTGACCCAGTACGTGTGGTCCGGGGCCAACAGCTTCATCCCGCTACCCGGCAATCAGACCGCCCTGGAGCTGTTCGGCTCCCGGGTCCGCCTGTTCGACCTCTTGGCCATCGGCGTGGGTGCACTGATCCTCGGCTTGGTGGGCGTGTTGTACTCCCGCTCCCGGTTCGGGGTCCACATGCGGGCGGTCGCGGAGAACCCGGCCCTCGCGTCCCGACGAGGGATCGACATCGACCGCGTCGGGGCACTGTCCTGGGCGATTGCGACCAGCCTCGCGGTGGCCGCGGCCCTGCTCGCGGGTATGCAGACCCCAGTCTCGCCACTGCTGATCGGGGCGACGCTCAAGGGATTCTCCGTGTCGTTGGTCGGGGGCCTGGACAGCTTGTCCGGGATCGCCCCGGCCGCTCTGCTCATCGCCGTGATGGAGGTGCTTGTCATTCAGTTCGTTGACCAGCAGTTGGGACAAGCGGTTCCGTTTGTGGTCATGCTCGCCGTGTTGATGGTCCGCCCATGGGGACTCCTCGGCACCGTGGAGGAGCTGGACCGTGTCTGA